In Heteronotia binoei isolate CCM8104 ecotype False Entrance Well chromosome 1, APGP_CSIRO_Hbin_v1, whole genome shotgun sequence, the genomic window tggcttctctgatggcttttaagATGGCCActgtaactgaatctctttccacactctgaccATTCAAAcgttttctcccctgtgtgggttttctgatgcctttgaagattgtcACTTTgatggaatctctttccacactttttgtgttttaacaatttattgataacatatggttacaaaacttaattataaattttctgtactaacccatatgatatttcaatcccccctccctcccttgtttgacttccccgaagttatatatttaagttcaatactaaaggtaccagtaactaatcaaagttcaatatttttttccccctcatcaatactaaaaaattgtccaatgtctttttacattccactctttctccatatatcctttaaatttcttccactccttcttgaatatatctagatcatagtctcttagagttctagttagtttgtccatctcactccacgataaaactttcataatccagtcccatttctctggtattttttcttgtttccacagctgcgcatacaatgtcctagcagctgagagcaagtaccaaattaatgtcctgtcttcctttggaaatttttctaattgtaatccaagcaaaaaagcctctgcagtttttttaaagtcatcacccaaaattttggagatttcttgttgtatcccCTGTGTGGGCTCTCTGATGACTtttaagatggccactctgacttaatctctttccacactttgagcattcaaaaggtttctcccttgtgtgggttctatgatggctttgaagatggccactgttactgaatctctttccacactctgagcattcaagtTTTCCCGCCTGTGTGGGCTCTCTAATGGCTTTTAAGATGGTCAATGTgacttaatctctttccacactctgagcattcaaaaggtttcctttcttgccacgaagtctcgttcTATATGGTATAGAAGTCTCGTGATatttctatgatgtcacttcctgtgacgtcttgtTGTTCTGCAGTTCTCTTCTAGTATCGGAGGGGTAACTGACCACAGGTATGTACAACAATTCCAATTTTCCCCTTTTTTAGCCGTTGctttaattttctcagttccaATTCTTCCCCACTTCCTTCTTTGTTTTAGTGTCTTATATTAGTATCCagactttattttttttccaaataaatcttAGTTTAGTCCCGGAgcaatagataaagatctttaccttttttaagacgtgatccttcaaaaagcacctgtgtgggttctctgatggcttttaagatggccactctggctgaatctctttccacactctgagcattcaaaacgtttctcccctgtgtgggttctctgatgcttttgaagatcgccactctggctgaatctctttccacactctgagcattcaaaaggcttctcctctgtgtgggttctctgatgcctttgaagattgccactccgactgaatctctttccacactctgagcattcaaaaggcttctcccctatgtgggttctctgatggctttgaagatggccactttgactgaatctctttccacactctgagcaatcaaaaggtttttcccctgtgtgggttctctgatggctttgaagactgccactccgactgaatctctttccacactctgagcattcaaaaggtttctcccctgtgtgagttctctgatgcttttgaagatagccactgtcactgaatctctttccacactctgagcattcaaaaggtttctccctgtgtgggttctctgatggctttgaagatggccactttgactgaatgtctttccgcactctgagcattcaaaaggtttctcccctgtgtgggttctctgatggctttgaagacTGTGACttcgattgaatctctttccacactctgagcattcaaaaggtttctcccctgtgtgggttctctgatggctttgaagactgccactccgactgaatctctttccacactctgagcattcaaaaggtttctcccctgtgtgagttctctgatgcttttgaagatagccactgtcactgaatctctttgcacactctgagcattcaaaaggtttctcccctgtgtgggttctctgatggctttgaagtctgccactctgactgaatctttttccacactctgagcattcaaaaggtttctcccctgtgtgggttctctgatggctttgaagactggcactgtgactgaatctctttccacactctgagcattcaaaaggtttctctcctgtgtgggttctctgatggcttttaagactgccactctcactgaatctctttccacactctgagcattcaaaaggtttctcccctgtgtgggttctctgatgcttttggagATAGCcactgtcactgaatctctttgcacactctgagcattcaaaaggtttctcccctgtgtgggttctctgatggctttgaagacggccactgcgactgaatctctttccacactctgagcattcaaaacgtttctcccctgtgtgggttctctgatgcctttgaagatggccactgtgagTGAATTTCTttttacactctgagcattcaaacggtttctcccctgtgtggctttTTCTATGTTCTTGAATATGGCCAAAACGTTTCTTGCCTCtatgggttctttggtgcacaaAGAACTCCGATCTACTTTTGAAATACTTTCCACATTGAATGGATGTACTTGCCTTCATTATTCTCTGATTTGGAAAATGTACAATACGCCATCTACATCTCTTTTCTCAATTATAAGCCTGACTTCATTCTCTTAGGTCTGCCTCGACTCTGATGTTTTCTCTCAAGTTTTCATTCTTAACTTCTTTTGGCAACTGCTGATCAAGTTCATCACCCTCTTCATTcttctgatcatcctctgctggaataaagagatcTCATTAATGCCTGAGGGGGTAGGTAAGATCCCAAAGCACCCATGTGACTTCAGAAGAATGGATTGATGGCCCTTTCACCTCTTCCAGCTTTCCTGGACATAAACCCCCCCAACGTACCTAGGATATATTATATTTAAGGATCCCTCATCCCTCAAGAGCCACAGCTCTTGCTCAGAAGGAACTCCTGACCCTCCAAATCCCAGTTCCCAAAAGGCCTCCTTATCCAGCAGGCTATAGGACTGTACGAAGCCAAATGTTGCTCAGAAGTTAATCAAAAATTCCATGGTTATTCCTTGCCTGTTCTCTTGACATAACCGTGAAAGGTACTCACTGTCAGTAACCTCCTTTCGGAAGGAAACATGTTCTTGGGATCCTCCTGAGATACCCTCCAGCCTTTCTTCAGATGCGAGACTCTTGTCTTTCTCCACCACCGTCTCTCTTACACTTCGGTCTtctttggcacacacacacacaaataaagagagagggagagagacatcaTTTTtatatggggaaggaaagaaattcaagagtaaaaattcttctggGAGGATGGAATCGTGGTCGATATCATAGCCCATAATTTCAACTGGTACAAGTGGGACggatctgtgaggcaaagcaccccacTTCCCCGCAAGGCATAACGGGATTCTTAAGGGGCCTGGTCTGCCTTGCAGGTGTTCATGATTTGACTATCCCTGCAGCTAAcatccttatctctttcaaggccagaCTCAAGACTCTGGTAATGGGTTAACTGTGAGATTAATCCCGCTGTGTAATCaggatggaggggggaggagattggtGCTACCAGCCTCTGGAAGATTCGTCTTGGAGGACCCTTGATTGCCTCATTTGAGCCACTTGATCCTAGAGGAGTGGAAAGTATAATACCGGTATAGACCAGAGAGAGGCcatgcagactttttttttattttttttttttattttatttcatttatatccgccctccccaccacggcaggctcagggcggctaacaacattctacaatcatacaataacaagtaaaaccttaaaattacaatatagagcaataaaacattaaaatattaacttaaaaccaatccagtaatacagttgtgatgcggtatagatctttagaccgcattggcggacccttggttaccgtttttcctagcagtccgagtatgctaatttaaaaagggtggtcttgcaggccctgcggaactgttcaaggttccgcagggcccgcacctcctctgggagtcggttccacagggtaggggccgcgatcgaaaaggcccgtgctctggtactctgatatttaatttccttcggcccagggacagtcatttATGCTCATACCATGCTGGTGCACTTGGATGTTTCTTGCTTTGTTCTGATGAACTGCACTAAGTAGAGTAACATAGGCTACAGCTGGAATACATATGCTGTAAGGAGAGGTACCACCTAATGCCAGACATTTCATGAACATAAAATAGTTTCTCTGTTGCTGAACTGGtaaagtgtttggtgtagtggctaacataggtgtagtggttaagtgtgtggactcttatctgtgagaaccgagtttgattccccactcctccacttgaagctactggaacggccttgggttagccatagttcttgcagagttgtctttgaaagggcagcttctgtgagagctctctcatccctagCTACAGAGTgtgtgttgtggaggaagaatatAAAGTATATTGtcagccgttctgagactctgattcagagagaagggcagggtataaatccgatatcttcttgttcttctgaTCTGTAGACGTCTTGTTTTTACATCCTTCATAAATCTTTAGAACTGTAGATGACTTGTATTTACATTCTGTATAAATCTTTATATAGTTTTAAAAGTCCCTGCTTGACTTGTGTCCACTCTCCTTGTGAACCGACTGAACTGGGTGCTGTTCCGGTACAAAGACTAGTAAcccagggggacccaggcttgggttcttaACGGGATCATTTCCTGATCTCAGTTCAAGGGGATGTTTATAATCCCATCGCGGAGAGTAGAGGGGGTGTTGTAAATTTTAGCAAgagagaaatgaggatctggcccctCCCAGAGTCTTTCTGAGCGTTCTGTCGTGGGCCAGCCTGAGCTCTCCACAAAGTCCCCTAGGgaagaggactcctcaggagaaagggagccacacatggctggcTCTGAGTCTGCAGAAGCCAGCAAACAGGCTGGTGAGCTGCAGGCTGCCCAACACTCACCACCAACAGCTGATCCACAGCCACCCCCCAGCTCTGGGATTTGTGTGAGCACCTGGACATGTCTGGCTTGTTGGCCTGCAGCTGCTACATACcagtctctcatccccacctttgCCTCTGGCCTCTGACCAGGACAATTTCTCTGGCTTGGGCGAAGGCCACAACACTGGGCAAGGAGCTGGAAAGTCCTCAAAATGATGTACTGCTGTTCAAGTTCTAACTTTGGCACTGGTGGAAGATCTTCCTTACTCAGAGAGATGACGCTCCAATAGTTCtcccgcatgacttccctgtaaagAGTTCtctggcctggatccagcagggtccATTCTGCTGGAGTGAAACGgacagacacctcctcaaaggaaaagggacgcTGAAAGAACAAGCAGATTTAGTCCTCAGAGACTGCACACTGGAAGGGACTGGTCTAAAAGGTACAGGATGTATGGCTTGTCTTGGGGATAGCCTCTCTCTCCTGGACCATTGTAGAAACTGCAGGAGGAAAAGCCACCCCAAGGCTGTTCCCTGTTTatttcccctacctggactgTTTCCACACCCCCAAACACATGAGGCCTCAACAGCATCTCTCCGCTACctgtggaggaaggagaaagaagaaagaagaaaggaggaagggtgTTTGTCGTGACTTCCTACTCCATTGGCTGGTTTGTTCCCCTCTTCACACATTCCCTTCCCAGGAGGCTGAAACTTTGCCCTGCGTACCTGCAACACATTCTTTTACTgaattctgggagaggcagaagagaagtacGCATGAGCCTCAGGGGTGACAAAGGCCACCAACATTTTTCAGGCTTCTGTGAGACTTAAAATGTGCCCTATGAACTCTGGAGTTCAAAGGTcacagcatccctgctggatcagaccaaacgcCCAGGAATCCCGTTCTCTTGCTGGTTGGGCCTTTAGGTCAGGTATAGTGGTGGGAAAAGGgaatggaaatgacatcacatgaCATGTCACCATCACATTCAGCCAAAAACCAGACATCACTTGAGTGTTTCTGGAGAAGCCAGGGTAATATCAGTGTCAAGCTAAGGCCTCCCCCCGATCTCCTGGGGTGCCAGACCACAGCCTCTCATTCCTACCTCAGCATCCTATTCCCCGCAGGGCCTGCCCAGTACCCCTATAAGCCTGGGCACAGAAGCCACATTTCCCCATGATTACTGGCCCCTAGGAACTGGCTTTCAGCGCTCAGTGCTGCCCCAAGAGGCAGAGGCTCCCTGTGCCCACCAGGTGGAATAGCTCTGCCCAGGTCTGTCTGCCTTTTCTTTCTTGAGCCACCCTGACTTCCTTttaaggaaggaaggtgagatatgaGAATTTCAATGAATGGGAGGAATGTACCATCTCTATAATTGTGTCCAATCCCCTTCAAGAAGAATCACAGGTCGTAGACATTGAATGCTGTTTGTTATAAAgaagtatttaattcttttcctgTCCTGAACTCTCTACCCATCCTGTTCACAGGGCACCCCAACCGCATGCAGGCAAAATgggtccttaccacaggagagggcatcttgggcaccctcctgggtGTGCGCCCTCTGCTCTCGCTCCAGGGAAGCTTCTTCCGCCTCAGGGAATGCTGCGTCTCTCTCCACAGATGGTCCCCACACCTGGAACAGCAGCCAGGGAGAACGGAAAGAGATGAAATGGAAAGGAGAGTGAGCAACGTTTCCCGCCCCATTCCCGTACTCAGCTATATAAAACACAGGAAAATGCACGCCTCATACAATTCAATACCTTATATCACAGTGgactttatatgttttatacaaCAGTAAATATGAAActagcagacttcggaggatggtagaagacaggagggcctggcatgactttgtccatggggtcgcaaagagtcggactcgactgcgacagaacaacaacaaatatgaaACTATATGCAATGACTCCATCAATACAAAACGTTCAAGTCTTTTGTCTCCAGAAGTAGGTTACTCAGTCCATATCTCATTAAACAAGGGCACTCTAAAATACAGAAGTCCTTCAAACAGAGTGCTCAAGGAATTATTTAATGAGACAAAAAACTCTGGGAGACAATGAAACTCTTAGAAAGACGCTGAAGTCTCTTGCTCTTGGGGTCCCTTGCCCAACGATTGTTTCCACCAGAAGTGAGGTCGTTTTCAAGATTTCCTCCTCACCAAGAATTCGTACGGAACGGTAAAGTCTTCCACAGTTCCAAAAGTGTCCGCTCTGACCTACAATTTATGCGTCTGACAAGCCCAAGCTGCGCTTGAACGTTTTGTATTAACACAGTAATTGCATATAGCTACATATTTACTGTTGTAGAAAACATACAAAGTTCACTGTGATGTATGATACTGAATTGTATGAGGAGTGTGTCCCGTCTTTTCTATAGCTGTGACTGTTTTAACACAGGAGCCCATTTTTGGTATTGTTTGCCGTTCCTGGTCTctgcactagggatgtgcattcggttcggccaaaccgtatatacagccgaatcaacactgattcggctgtattcggaaatggccgtagccgattcccattgccgcctattatgcggcagtcgaatacggctcgccgtatactgccgaatagctattcggaagtatacagctgtcaatggaaaaggcgggaaagtagcttctgcagcctcaaaggagctgcttgcctactttcccgcctttagttgccttttcctgcctctcccatagcctccctgggatcagggagggggggagggggaagaggagccccagcagccaatccaaagcatgcatttgcaaaatgcattgcaaatgcatgctttgcagggctttttaaggagtcttccttcctggctggactcctcattgctgctgtgtgtgagagattgtgcggctgctggctggcccttggcttcagctgctgcctgctgctctctcactcagccttaccagacttccctgaacaagagaagacaaggtaagacacttggggttcttgtttttatttatttttggtaaaaggactttttaagacttagagtccctttacttatccagatttgggtggtgctggtggtggggtagtttatttggggttagggggttaggggtttctgcttggggagggggcctggggtgagggggggttgccaatttgcccatatcttaatttagtgagaggacttttaaaagtgcagtgtttttttacttctcctgatttgggtggcttggatttcttggggttagggtgaaggggtttttttggtggagaggggttggcaaagttcctgtattgttaaaagttattttttttactgttttaaaagtattcagtgtttgatttgttgctgctgtgttgtgctgctgctgttactcttctcttcgggttcttggggggggggtgctgtttggcctaatttccattgtttaaaaggccacttttgtcccccttttcctggttctggttttaaggggggggtgttgttgactgatttggcctgagctttcttattggtgaaaaggccattttttaacacttgagttgcttggccttttctcctgttgtcccttttcttggtttgggggtgggggtgggggtgttgttgacttatttggcctgagctttcttgttggtgaaaaggccacttttttaacacttggccttttgtgattctgctggttttgttttgtttttttaaaattacatctggttggtgtgggggttggcgagggtgtgtgtgggctgggtcactttcttgtttttatagagtagattgtgtgttctgtggcagggaagctggcacctgggtgagagagacccagaaccagcaggcttgttgtggttggccagctctccctgtgttgtttggggcagggctggagagctggcatctgtagattgtgtgttctgtggcagggaagctggcacctgggtgagagagacccagaaccagcaggcttgttgtggttggccagctctccctgtgttgtttggagcagggctggagagttggcatctgtagattgtgtgttctgtggcagggaagctggcacctgggtgagagagacccagaaccagcaggcttgttgtggttggccagctctctccgtgttatttggggcagggctggagagctggcatctgggtttgctgcagccaggtctgcagagcagaccttgagcagattgtgttttgtgtggcagtgacgttggcaactgggtttacattggttccaggcctgcagggttcatagagtagatagagggatgtagtgcatttgggtcctatagagattctctggtgtgaagttaggtttggctttgggtgccccaggaattggaccactggtcca contains:
- the LOC132587142 gene encoding LOW QUALITY PROTEIN: zinc finger protein 84-like (The sequence of the model RefSeq protein was modified relative to this genomic sequence to represent the inferred CDS: inserted 1 base in 1 codon), with translation MKASTSIQCGKYFKSRSEFFVHQRTHRGKKRFGHIQEHRKSHTGEKPFECSECKKKFTHSGHLQRHQRTHTGEKRFECSECGKRFSRSGRLQSHQRTHTGEKPFECSECAKRFSDSGYLQKHQRTHTGEKPFECSECGKRFSESGSLKSHQRTHTGEKPFECSECGKRFSHSASLQSHQRTHTGEKPFECSECGKRFSQSGRLQSHQRTHTGEKPFECSECAKRFSDSGYLQKHQRTHTGEKPFECSECGKRFSRSGSLQSHQRTHTGEKPFECSECGKRFNRSHSLQSHQRTHTGEKPFECSECGKTFSQSGHLQSHQRTHTGXKPFECSECGKRFSDSGYLQKHQRTHTGEKPFECSECGKRFSRSGSLQSHQRTHTGEKPFDCSECGKRFSQSGHLQSHQRTHIGEKPFECSECGKRFSRSGNLQRHQRTHTEEKPFECSECGKRFSQSGDLQKHQRTHTGEKRFECSECGKRFSQSGHLKSHQRTHT